One part of the Kryptolebias marmoratus isolate JLee-2015 linkage group LG2, ASM164957v2, whole genome shotgun sequence genome encodes these proteins:
- the LOC108240862 gene encoding extracellular calcium-sensing receptor: MIFAIEEINNSTELLPGIKLGYQIYDTCASGLVAAHVAFQLTNGQESVFLKDSNCSRAGTVMAVVGDSGSTPSISMARIIGPFNIPQVSHFATCACLSDKQQFPTFFRTIPSDQFQADALAKMVKHFGWTWIGAVHSDSDYGNYGMASFLAAAQKEGICVEYTESFFRTDPRNKIQKVADVIRRSTALVVVAFVASGDMSVLLNELASDPPPPRQWIGSEGWTTDPLLMSFSFCAGTIGVGIQRSVIPGLRDFLLDLSPTEVAASSVLTEFWEDAFSCSLIKSADPEKRVCNGTEDINTLKSPYTETSQLRASNMVYKAVYAIAHAIHKTVCQETNLITHCDRNIKLESKQVFTALKNSNFSRNGYPVSFDANGDPLAFYELINWKKSESGYIELVTVGYYDASLPKGQEFQIKKNITWLEGGTEVPVSVCTVSCSPGTRKVLQKGKPICCYDCIPCPEGEISNMTDSPDCFPCPSEFWPNAERDACFPKPVEFLSFGEVLAIILATLSVFGACLAISTAIIFFRHRTTPIVRANNSELSFLLLFSLTLCFLCSLTFIGAPSEWSCMLRHTAFGITFVLCISCVLGKTVVVLMAFKATLPGSNVMKWFGPPQQRMTVVSFTFIQVLICTVWLVVSPPFPMKNLTTYKEKIILECALGSAVGFWAVLGYIGLLAVFCFVLAVLARKLPDNFNEAKMITFSMLIFCAVWITFIPAYVSSPGKFTVAVEIFAILASSFGLILCIFAPKCFIILFQPEKNSKKYLMNKI; encoded by the exons ATGATCTTTGCTATTGAGGAGATAAACAACAGCACAGAGCTTCTGCCAGGCATCAAACTTGGATATCAGATCTATGATACTTGTGCTTCAGGGCTTGTAGCAGCCCATGTAGCATTTCAGTTAACAAATGGTCAGGAAAGTGTTTTTCTCAAAGACAGCAATTGTTCCCGTGCTGGGACAGTAATGGCTGTTGTTGGAGACTCTGGATCTACGCCATCGATCAGTATGGCACGCATCATTGGACCCTTCAACATTCCTCAA gtGAGCCACTTTGCCACTTGTGCCTGCCTGTCAGATAAGCAGCAGTTCCCAACATTTTTCAGAACAATTCCCAGTGATCAGTTCCAAGCTGATGCTCTGGCCAAAATGGTGAAACACTTTGGCTGGACTTGGATCGGTGCTGTTCACTCAGACTCAGATTATGGAAATTATGGAATGGCTTCTTTTCTTGCTGCAGCACAGAAAGAAGGGATATGTGTGGAGTACACTGAATCCTTCTTTAGAACTGACCCTcgaaacaaaattcaaaaagtcGCAGATGTTATTCGCAG GTCAACAGCGCTGGTTGTTGTGGCTTTTGTTGCTTCAGGAGATATGAGTGTTCTGTTAAATGAGCTGGCTTCGGATCCACCACCACCTCGTCAGTGGATAGGAAGTGAGGGTTGGACAACTGACCCACTTTTGATGAGCTTCAGTTTCTGTGCAGGGACCATCGGAGTTGGCATTCAGCGATCTGTCATCCCAGGGTTGAGAGATTTCCTGCTGGATCTCTCTCCCACTGAAGTAGCTGCCTCTTCGGTGCTTACTGAGTTCTGGGAGGATGCATTCAGCTGTAGCCTGATAAAAA gtgCTGATCCAGAAAAGAGAGTGTGTAATGGAACTGAAGACATAAACACACTGAAAAGCCCGTACACTGAAACATCTCAACTAAGAGCTTCTAACATGGTGTACAAGGCTGTTTATGCCATAGCTCATGCCATTCATAAAACAGTGTGTCAGGAAACAAATCTCATCACTCACTGtgacagaaatattaaattGGAGTCTAAAcag gtttttactgcattaaaaaataGCAATTTTTCTCGGAATGGTTATCCTGTGTCATTTGATGCAAATGGGGATCCTTTGGCTTTTTATGAGCTGATCAACTGGAAAAAGAGTGAGAGTGGGTATATTGAGTTGGTAACAGTAGGATACTATGATGCATCACTGCCAAAAGGCCAGGAGTTTCAGATCAAGAAGAATATAACCTGGCTGGAAGGTGGCACAGAA GTACCAGTGTCAGTGTGCACTGTGAGTTGTTCTCCAGGAACTCGAAAAGTGTTGCAAAAAGGAAAACCCATCTGCTGCTATGATTGTATACCATGTCCTGAAGGAGAGATCAGTAATATGACAG attcTCCTGATTGCTTCCCATGTCCCAGTGAATTCTGGCCTAATGCAGAAAGAGATGCTTGTTTTCCCAAACCTGTTGAGTTTCTATCCTTTGGCGAAGTCTTGGCAATCATCCTGGCTACATTGTCTGTTTTTGGTGCCTGTCTGGCCATCAGCAcagccattattttttttcGTCACAGAACAACTCCAATTGTCAGAGCCaacaactctgagctgagcttcctgctgctcttctcactgactctgtgttttttatgttcattaaCTTTCATCGGAGCTCCTTCTGAGTGGTCCTGCATGCTGCGACACACAGCGTTTGGTATCACCTTTGTTCTCTGTATCTCCTGTGTTCTTGGGAAAACTGTAGTGGTTTTAATGGCCTTTAAAGCTACACTTCCAGGCAGTAATGTTATGAAATGGTTTGGGCCTCCACAGCAAAGAATGACTGTTGTGTCTTTCACctttattcaagttttaatcTGTACTGTTTGGTTGGTTGTCAGCCCTCCTTTCCCAATGAAAAATCTGACCACATACAAGGAGAAGATCATCCTGGAATGTGCATTAGGCTCTGCTGTTGGGTTCTGGGCTGTGCTTGGGTACATTGGCCTGCTggctgttttttgctttgtatTAGCTGTTCTAGCTCGGAAACTACCTGATAATTTTAATGAGGCCAAGATGATAACCTTCAGCATGCTGATATTCTGTGCAGTGTGGATCACCTTCATCCCAGCATATGTCAGCTCTCCTGGAAAATTTACTGTGGCTGTGGAGATATTTGCCATCCTGGCCTCCAGTTTTGGACTGATCCTGTGTATATTCGCTCCAAAGTGTTTCATCATATTATTTCAGCCAGAGAAGAACTCcaagaaatatttaatgaacaaaatttaA
- the LOC108240901 gene encoding extracellular calcium-sensing receptor-like has product MKCTLQGSPRLPAFSVDGDVIIGGIFVLHYKVQTVLNNYTTKPEPARCTGSFSARDLRFSRTMIFAIEEINNSTELLPGIKLGYQIYDTCASGLVAAHVAFQLTNGQESVFLKDSNCSRAGTVMAVVGDSGSTPSISMARIIGPFNIPQVSHFATCACLSDKQQFPTFFRTIPSDQFQADALAKMVKHFGWTWIGAVHSDSDYGNYGMASFLAAAQKEGICVEYTESFFRTDPRNKIQKVADVIRRSTALVVVAFVASGDMSVLLNELASDPPPPRQWIGSEGWTTDPLLMSFSFCAGTIGVGIQRSVIPGLRDFLLDLSPTEVAASSVLTEFWEDAFSCSLKKHPDPDKKMCDGTEDIKTLKNPYTETSQLRASNMVYKAVYAIAHAIHNAVCQETNLTTQCNKHFELESKQVFTTLQKVNFSRNGYSVSFDANGDPVAFYELINWQKSESGIMKLVTVGYYDASLPKGQFQINKNISWAESVTEVPVSVCSESCLPGTRKVLQKGKPICCYDCIPCPEGEISNTTDSLDCFSCPSEFWPNADKDACFPKPVEFLSFNEVLAIILAAFSVIGACLAIITAVIFFYHRTTPIVRANNSELSFLLLFSLTLCFLCSLTFIGAPSEWSCMLRHTAFGIIFVLCISCILGKTIVVLMAFKATLPGSNVMKWFGPLQQRLTVVSFTFIQVLICTIWLVLSPPFPMKNLTTYKEKIILECALGSAAGFWAVLGYIGLLAGFCFVLAVLARKLPDNFNEAKMITFSMLIFCAVWITFIPAYVSSPGKFTVAVEIFAILASSFGLILCIFAPKCFIILFQPEKNSKKYLMNKN; this is encoded by the exons ATGAAATGTACCCTGCAAGGTAGCCCTCGTTTGCCTGCATTCTCAGTGGATGGAGACGTTATTATTGGAGGTATTTTCGTCCTTCACTACAAAGTGCAAACAGTACTTAATAACTACACCACCAAACCTGAACCTGCACGATGTACCGGAAG CTTTAGTGCCCGGGATCTGCGCTTCTCCCGAACAATGATCTTTGCTATTGAGGAGATAAACAACAGCACAGAGCTTCTGCCAGGCATCAAACTTGGATATCAGATCTATGATACTTGTGCTTCAGGGCTTGTAGCAGCCCATGTAGCATTTCAGTTAACAAATGGTCAGGAAAGTGTTTTTCTCAAAGACAGCAATTGTTCCCGTGCTGGGACAGTAATGGCTGTTGTTGGAGACTCTGGATCTACGCCATCGATCAGTATGGCACGCATCATTGGACCCTTCAACATTCCTCAA gtGAGCCACTTTGCCACTTGTGCCTGCCTGTCAGATAAGCAGCAGTTCCCAACATTTTTCAGAACAATTCCCAGTGATCAGTTCCAAGCTGATGCTCTGGCCAAAATGGTGAAACACTTTGGCTGGACTTGGATCGGTGCTGTTCACTCAGACTCAGATTATGGAAATTATGGAATGGCTTCTTTTCTTGCTGCAGCACAGAAAGAAGGGATATGTGTGGAGTACACTGAATCCTTCTTTAGAACTGACCCTcgaaacaaaattcaaaaagtcGCAGATGTTATTCGCAG GTCAACAGCGCTGGTTGTTGTGGCTTTTGTTGCTTCAGGAGATATGAGTGTTCTGTTAAATGAGCTGGCTTCGGATCCACCACCACCTCGTCAGTGGATAGGAAGTGAGGGTTGGACAACTGACCCACTTTTGATGAGCTTCAGTTTCTGTGCAGGGACCATCGGAGTTGGCATTCAGCGATCTGTCATCCCAGGGTTGAGAGATTTCCTGCTGGATCTCTCTCCCACTGAAGTAGCTGCCTCTTCGGTGCTTACTGAGTTCTGGGAGGATGCATTCAGTTGTAGTCTGAAAAAAC ATCCTGatccagacaaaaaaatgtgtgatggaacagaagatataaaaacactcaaaaaccCGTACACTGAAACATCTCAATTAAGAGCTTCCAACATGGTGTACAAGGCTGTTTATGCAATAGCTCATGCCATTCACAATGCAGTGTGTCAGGAAACAAATCTCACCACTCAGTGTAACAAACACTTCGAATTGGAGTCTAAacag gtttttactaCACTACAAAAAGTCAACTTTTCCCGCAATGGTTATTCTGTGTCCTTTGACGCGAATGGGGATCCTGTAGCTTTTTATGAGCTGATCAACTGGCAGAAGAGTGAGAGTGGAATCATGAAGCTGGTAACAGTAGGATACTATGATGCATCACTGCCAAAAGGCCAGTTTCAGATCAACAAGAATATATCCTGGGCTGAAAGTGTTACAGAG GTACCAGTGTCAGTGTGCTCTGAGAGTTGTCTTCCAGGAACTCGTAAAGTGTTGCAGAAAGGAAAACCCATCTGCTGCTATGATTGTATACCATGTCCTGAAGGAGAGATCAGTAATACAACAG attctctAGATTGTTTTTCATGTCCAAGTGAATTCTGGCCCAATGCAGACAAAGATGCTTGTTTCCCCAAACCTGTGGAGTTTCTGTCCTTCAATGAAGTCCTGGCAATCATCCTGGCTGCATTCTCTGTTATTGGAGCCTGTCTGGCCATCATAACagcagttattttcttttatcatcGAACAACTCCAATCGTCAGAGCTaacaactctgagctgagcttccTTCTGCTCTTCTCTCTGACTCTGTGTTTCTTATGTTCATTAACATTCATCGGAGCTCCCTCTGAATGGTCCTGCATGCTGCGGCACACAGCTTTTGGTATTATCTTTGTTCTCTGTATCTCCTGTATTCTTGGGAAAACTATAGTGGTTTTAATGGCCTTTAAAGCTACACTTCCAGGTAGTAATGTCATGAAATGGTTTGGGCCTCTGCAGCAAAGGTTGACTGTAGTGTCTTTCACCTTCATTCAAGTTTTAATCTGTACCATTTGGTTGGTTCTCAGTCCTCCATTCCCAATGAAAAATCTGACCACATACAAGGAGAAGATCATCCTGGAATGTGCATTAGGCTCTGCTGCTGGATTCTGGGCTGTGCTCGGGTACATTGGCCTGTtggctggtttttgttttgtgttagctGTTCTAGCTCGAAAACTACCTGATAATTTTAATGAGGCCAAGATGATAACCTTCAGCATGCTGATATTCTGTGCAGTGTGGATCACCTTCATCCCAGCGTATGTCAGCTCTCCTGGAAAATTTACTGTGGCTGTGGAGATATTTGCCATCCTGGCCTCCAGTTTTGGACTGATCCTATGTATATTTGCTCCAAAGTGTTTCATCATATTATTTCAGCCAGAGAAAAACTCcaagaaatatttaatgaacaaaaattgA
- the LOC108240865 gene encoding extracellular calcium-sensing receptor-like, with protein sequence MIFAIEEINNSTELLPGIKLGYQIYDTCASGLVAAHVAFQLTNGQESVFLKDSNCSRAGTVMAVVGDSGSTPSISMARIIGPFNIPQVSHFATCACLSDKQQYPTFFRTIPSDQFQADALAKMVKHFGWTWIGAVRSDSDYGNYGMASFLDAAQKEGICVEYSESFYRTDSQSKIQKVADVIRRSTALVVVAFTAFGDMRFLLEELAQEPSPPRQWIGSESWITDPLLMSFSFCAGAIGVAIQQSVIPGLRDFLLDLSPTEVAASSVLTEFWEDAFNCTFTENAESNKRLCDGTQNIKTLKSPYTETSQLRITNMVYKAVYAIAHAIHNTVCQETTFTSQCDKHIRREPKQVFTALKNTKFSRNGYPLSFDDNGDPVAFYELVNWQKSESGLIELVTVGYYDASLPKGQEFYINRNISWVEGGTQVPVSVCSESCPPGTRKVLQKGKPICCYDCIPCPKAEISNETDSPDCFPCPSEFWPNAERNDCFPKPVEFLSFNEILAIILATFSVIGTCLAIITALIFFYHRTTPIVRANNSELSFLLLFSLTLCFLCSLTFIGAPSEWSCMLRHTAFGITFVLCISCVLGKTVVVLMAFKATLPGSNAMKWFGPSQQRMTVVSFTFIQVLICTVWLVLSPPFPMKNLTTYKEKIILECALGSAVWFWAVLGYIGLLAVFCFVLAVLARKLPDNFNEAKLITFSMLIFCAVWLTFIPAYVSSPGKFTVAVEIFAILASSFGLILCIFAPKCFIILFQPEKNTKKYLMNKN encoded by the exons ATGATCTTTGCTATTGAGGAGATAAACAACAGCACAGAGCTTCTGCCAGGCATCAAACTTGGATATCAGATCTATGATACTTGTGCTTCAGGGCTTGTAGCAGCCCATGTAGCATTTCAGTTAACAAATGGTCAGGAAAGTGTTTTTCTCAAAGACAGCAATTGTTCCCGTGCTGGGACAGTAATGGCTGTTGTTGGAGACTCTGGATCTACGCCATCGATCAGTATGGCACGCATCATTGGACCCTTCAACATTCCTCAG gtTAGCCACTTTGCCACTTGTGCCTGTCTGTCAGATAAGCAGCAGTACCCAACGTTTTTCAGAACAATTCCCAGTGATCAGTTCCAAGCTGATGCTCTGGCCAAGATGGTGAAACACTTTGGCTGGACTTGGATCGGTGCTGTTCGCTCAGACTCAGATTATGGAAATTATGGCATGGCATCTTTTCTTGATGCAGCACAGAAAGAGGGGATCTGTGTGGAGTACTCTGAATCCTTCTATCGAACCGACTCTCAAAGCAAAATACAGAAAGTAGCTGATGTTATCCGCAG GTCAACAGCGCTTGTTGTTGTAGCTTTTACTGCTTTCGGAGATATGAGGTTCTTGTTAGAGGAGCTGGCTCAGGAGCCTTCACCACCTCGTCAGTGGATAGGAAGTGAAAGCTGGATAACTGACCCACTCTTGATGAGTTTCAGTTTCTGTGCAGGGGCCATTGGAGTTGCTATTCAGCAATCTGTCATTCCAGGGCTGAGAGACTTTCTGTTGGATCTGTCTCCCACCGAAGTAGCTGCCTCCTCAGTGCTTACTGAGTTCTGGGAGGATGCATTCAACTGCACATTCACAGAAA ATGCTGAGTCAAACAAGAGACTGTGTGATGGaactcaaaatataaaaacacttaaaagtcCATACACTGAAACATCTCAGCTAAGAATTACTAACATGGTGTACAAGGCTGTGTATGCAATAGCTCATGCCATTCACAATACAGTATGTCAGGAAACAACTTTCACCTCTCAATGTGACAAACACATCAGACGGGAGCCAAAACAG gtctttactgctttaaaaaacaccaaGTTTTCCCGCAATGGTTATCCTTTATCATTTGATGATAATGGGGATCCTGTGGCTTTTTATGAACTGGTGAACTGGCAGAAAAGTGAGAGTGGGCTTATTGAGCTGGTAACAGTAGGATACTATGATGCATCGCTGCCAAAAGGACAGGAGTTTTATATCAACAGGAACATATCCTGGGTGGAAGGTGGCACACAA GTACCAGTGTCAGTGTGCTCTGAGAGTTGTCCTCCAGGAACTCGTAAAGTGTTGCAGAAAGGAAAACCCATCTGCTGCTATGATTGTATACCATGTCCTAAAGCAGAGATCAGTAATGAAACAG attCTCCTGATTGCTTCCCATGTCCCAGTGAATTCTGGCCTAATGCAGAAAGAAATGATTGTTTCCCCAAACCTGTGGAGTTTCTTTCCTTCAATGAAATCTTGGCAATAATACTGGCTACATTCTCTGTTATTGGCACCTGTCTGGCCATCATAACAgcacttattttcttttatcatcGAACTACTCCAATTGTCAGAGCCaacaactctgagctgagcttcctgctgctcttctctctgactctgtgttttttatgttcgtTAACATTCATCGGAGCTCCCTCTGAATGGTCCTGCATGCTGCGGCACACAGCTTTTGGTATCACCTTTGTTCTCTGTATTTCCTGTGTTCTTGGGAAAACTGTAGTGGTTTTAATGGCCTTTAAAGCTACACTTCCAGGTAGTAATGCCATGAAATGGTTTGGGCCTTCACAACAAAGAATGACTGTTGTGTCTTTCACctttattcaagttttaatcTGTACTGTTTGGTTAGTTCTTAGCCCTCCTTTCCCAATGAAAAATCTGACCACATACAAGGAGAAGATCATCCTGGAATGTGCATTAGGCTCTGCTGTTTGGTTCTGGGCTGTGCTCGGGTACATTGGCCTgctggctgttttttgttttgtgttagctGTACTAGCTCGAAAACTACCTGACAATTTTAATGAGGCCAAACTGATAACCTTCAGCATGCTGATATTCTGTGCAGTGTGGCTCACCTTCATCCCAGCATATGTCAGCTCTCCTGGAAAATTTACTGTGGCTGTGGAGATATTTGCCATCCTGGCCTCCAGTTTTGGACTGATACTGTGTATATTTGCTCCAAAGTGTTTTATCATATTATTTCAGCCAgagaaaaacaccaagaaaTATTTGATGAACAAAAATTGA
- the LOC108240902 gene encoding extracellular calcium-sensing receptor-like: protein MEIWTVFIGLKLAVSLLELMSAVDFGGSVNGLKQEAEPIDALTGAGVSTEASMMKCALQGTTRLPALSEDGDFVIGGVFSIHHKLYTVIYNYTTKPEPPRCTGSLNSRVLRFFRTMIFAIEEINNSTELLPGIKLGYQIYDSCVSVPVAVHVAFQLSNGQDPVFYKDNNCSHYGMVMAVIGDSGSTPSISISRIIGSFNVPLVSPFATCACLSDKQQYPTFFRTIPSDQFQADALAKLVKHFGWTWIGAVRSDSDYGNNGMASFLDAAKREGICVEYSEAFFRTDPRSKIQRIANVIRRSTAMVIVAFTASGDMSVLLEELASAPSPPRQWIGSEGWITDPLLLSFSFCAGAIGVAIQQSVIPGLRDFLLDLSPTELAASSVLTEFWEDAFNCSLKTSNNLDKRVCDGTEDIKTLKNPYTETSQLRAANMVYKAVYAVAHAIHNAVCQKTNHTTQCDKHIRLETKQVFTELKKVNFSRNGYPVSFDANGDPVAFYELVNWQKSESEIIELVTVGYYDASLPKGQEFHINRNITWIEGGTKVPVSVCSESCPPGTRKVLQKGKPICCYDCIPCPEGEISNMTDSPDCFPCSSEFWPNAERDVCFPKPVEFLSFDEVLAIILATFSVIGSCLAIITGAIFFRHRATPIVRANNSELSFLLLFSLTLCFLCSLTFIGAPSEWSCMLRHTAFGIIFVLCISCVLGKTVVVLMAFKATLPGSNVMKWFGPPQQRITVVFFTFIQVLICTVWLVLSPPFPVKNLTTYKEKIILECALGSAVGFWAVLGYIGLLAVFCFVLAVLARKLPDNFNEAKLITFSMLIFCAVWITFIPAYFSSPGKFTVAVEIFAILASSFGLILCIFAPKCFIILFQPEKNSKKYLMNKN from the exons ATGGAGATCTGGACAGTCTTTATTGGTTTGAAATTAGCAGTGAGTTTATTGGAGCTGATGTCAGCAGTCGACTTTGGTGGCTCTGTAAATGGACTGAAACAAGAGGCTGAGCCTATTGATGCTCTGACTGGTGCTGGTGTCAGTACTGAGGCTTCAATGATGAAATGTGCTCTGCAGGGTACGACTCGTTTACCTGCATTGTCAGAGGATGGGGACTTTGTTATTGGAGGTGTTTTTTCTATTCATCACAAACTTTACACAGTGATTTATAACTACACCACCAAGCCTGAACCTCCAAGATGCACAGGGAG CTTAAATTCACGGGTTTTGCGGTTCTTTCGAACAATGATCTTTGCCATCGAGGAGATAAACAACAGCACAGAGCTGCTGCCAGGCATCAAACTTGGATATCAGATCTATGATTCATGTGTCTCAGTGCCTGTGGCTGTGCATGTGGCGTTTCAACTGTCAAATGGCCAGGACCCTGTGTTTTACAAAGACAACAATTGTTCCCACTATGGTATGGTGATGGCTGTTATTGGGGACTCTGGATCTACGCCATCAATCAGCATATCACGCATCATTGGGTCCTTCAATGTCCCTCTG GTGAGCCCATTTGCCACTTGTGCCTGCCTGTCAGATAAGCAGCAGTACCCAACGTTTTTCAGAACAATTCCCAGTGATCAGTTCCAAGCTGATGCTCTGGCCAAGCTGGTGAAACACTTCGGCTGGACTTGGATAGGAGCTGTTCGTTCTGACTCAGATTATGGAAATAATGGCATGGCGTCTTTTCTTGATGCAGCAAAAAGAGAAGGGATCTGTGTGGAGTACTCAGAAGCTTTTTTTCGGACTGACCCACGCAGCAAGATCCAGAGAATAGCCAATGTTATCCGCAG GTCAACAGCAATGGTTATTGTGGCTTTTACAGCCTCTGGAGATATGAGTGTCCTTCTAGAAGAATTGGCTTCGGCTCCATCACCACCTCGTCAGTGGATAGGAAGTGAGGGCTGGATAACTGACCCACTCTTGCTGAGCTTCAGTTTCTGTGCAGGGGCCATCGGAGTTGCCATTCAACAATCTGTTATCCCAGGTCTGAGAGACTTTCTGTTGGATCTCTCTCCCACTGAACTAGCTGCCTCTTCAGTGCTTACTGAGTTCTGGGAGGATGCATTCAACTGCAGCTTGAAAACGA GTAACAACCTTGACAAAAGAGTGTGTGATGGAACTGAAgatataaaaacacttaaaaacccGTACACTGAAACATCTCAGTTAAGAGCTGCAAACATGGTGTACAAGGCTGTTTATGCAGTAGCTCATGCCATTCACAATGCTGTgtgtcagaaaacaaatcacACCACTCAGTGTGACAAACACATCAGACTTGAAACCAAACAg GTTTTCACTGAATTAAAGAAAGTCAACTTTTCCCGTAATGGTTATCCTGTGTCATTTGATGCTAATGGGGATCCTGTGGCTTTTTATGAGCTGGTGAACTGGCAGAAGAGTGAAAGTGAAATTATTGAGCTGGTAACAGTAGGATACTATGACGCATCACTGCCAAAAGGCCAAGAGTTTCATATCAACAGGAACATAACATGGATTGAGGGTGGCACAAAA GTTCCAGTGTCAGTGTGCTCTGAGAGTTGTCCTCCAGGAACTCGTAAAGTGTTGCAGAAAGGAAAACCCATCTGCTGCTATGATTGTATACCATGTCCTGAAGGAGAGATCAGTAATATGACAG ATTCTCCTGATTGCTTCCCATGTTCCAGTGAATTCTGGCCTAATGCAgaaagagatgtttgttttcctaaacCTGTTGAGTTTCTTTCCTTTGATGAAGTCCTGGCAATCATCCTGGCTACATTCTCTGTTATTGGGTCCTGTCTGGCCATCATAACAGGCGCTATTTTCTTTCGTCACAGAGCGACTCCAATTGTCAGAGCCaacaactctgagctgagcttcctgctgctcttctctctgactctgtgttttttatgttcattaaCATTCATTGGAGCTCCCTCTGAATGGTCCTGCATGCTGCGGCACACAGCTTTTGGTATCATCTTTGTTCTCTGTATCTCCTGTGTTCTTGGGAAAACTGTAGTGGTTTTAATGGCCTTTAAAGCTACACTTCCAGGTAGTAATGTCATGAAATGGTTTGGGCCTCCACAACAGAGAAttactgttgtgtttttcacatttattcaagttttaatttgtaCTGTTTGGTTGGTTCTCAGCCCTCCTTTTCCAGTGAAAAATCTGACCACATACAAGGAGAAGATCATCCTGGAATGTGCATTAGGTTCTGCTGTTGGGTTCTGGGCTGTGCTCGGGTACATTGGCCTgctggctgttttttgttttgtgttagctGTTCTAGCACGTAAACTACCtgataattttaatgaagccaAGCTGATAACCTTCAGCATGCTGATATTCTGTGCAGTGTGGATCACCTTCATCCCAGCGTATTTCAGCTCTCCTGGTAAATTTACTGTGGCTGTGGAGATATTTGCCATCCTGGCCTCCAGTTTTGGACTGATCCTGTGTATATTTGCACCAAAGTGTTTCATCATATTATTTCAGCCAGAGAAGAACTCcaagaaatatttaatgaacaaaaattaa